In Humulus lupulus chromosome 7, drHumLupu1.1, whole genome shotgun sequence, the following are encoded in one genomic region:
- the LOC133791684 gene encoding protein MOR1-like: MCSIVMSILPLTQAEATSIMAEAPITSTEPQGVIMVDAPPTSTVKRIVEAVAASKGAALMTRDVGEEDILRATVVLFSNELVACMDELRKVKEMMCEHLMLSEKNVQVQQQVIEVVTFIASSSTKFPKKCVVLCLLGISERVTDIKTRAHAMKFLTTFCEAVGPGFILERLYKILKEHKNPKVLSEGLLWMVSAVEDFGISHLKLKDLIDFCKDTGLQSSAAATRNSSVKLLGVVQKFVGPDIKGFLSDVKPALLSALDTEYEKNPFEGAPAAPKRTIKSTEPTSASSGGLDGLPQEDISGKITPTLLKGLESTDWKAHLESIEAVNKVLEEANKRVQPNGTAELFGALRGRLGDSNKNLVMATLTCIGNVACAMGSAIEKASKGILADVLKCLGDNKKHMRECTLNTLDSWLSAVHLDKMVPYIAAAWTDAKLGAEGRKDLFEWLSKQLSGLTEFPDAV, from the exons ATGTGTAGCATTGTGATGTCCATTCTTCCTTTGACCCAAGCAGAAGCAACAAGCATCATGGCAGAAGCACCAATTACGTCTACCGAGCCTCAGGGAGTGATTATGGTTGATGCCCCTCCTACATCTACTGTTAAAAGAATAGTGGAGGCAGTTGCAGCCAGCAAGGGTGCTGCTTTGATGACGCGTGATGTTGGAGAAGAGGATATATTGCGAGCGACTGTTGTGCTATTCTCAAATGAGTTGGTTGCATGCATGGATGAGCTTCGCAAGGTAAAGGAGATGATGTGTGAGCATCTGATGCTG AGTGAGAAAAATGTCCAG GTTCAGCAGCAGGTTATTGAAGTTGTTACTTTCATAGCCTCTTCGTCAACCAAATTTCCTAAGAAATGTGTAGTGCTTTGCCTTCTGG GTATAAGTGAGCGTGTCACTGACATTAAGACTCGTGCTCATGCCATGAAGTTCCTTACTACTTTTTGTGAAGCTGTAGGTCCTGGATTTATTTTAGAAAGA CTTTACAAGATACTGAAAGAGCACAAGAATCCCAAGGTTCTTAGTGAGGGGCTACTGTGGATGGTTTCAGCAGTGGAAGATTTTGGCATCTCAcatttgaaacttaag GATTTAATTGATTTTTGTAAAGATACTGGACTGCAGTCAAGTGCAGCTGCTACTAGAAATTCTTCTGTCAAGCTTTTGGGTGTTGTACAGAAATTTGTTGGCCCAG atatTAAAGGGTTTCTTTCTGATGTTAAACCTGCACTTCTTAGTGCACTGGATACGGAGTATGAGAAGAATCCATTTGAG GGTGCACCAGCAGCTCCAAAGAGAACTATTAAATCAACAGAACCTACATCTGCATCTTCTGGTGGACTAGATGGCCTGCCACAGGAAGATATTAGTGGGAAGATTACACCTACCCTGCTTAAAGGCTTAGAAAGTACTGATTGGAAg GCTCACTTGGAGTCAATTGAAGCTGTGAATAAAGTTTTGGAAGAGGCTAACAAGCGCGTCCAACCCAATGGAACTG CTGAATTGTTTGGTGCTCTAAGGGGTCGTCTAGGTGACAGCAACAAAAATTTAGTCATGGCAACATTGACATGCATTGGCAATGTTGCATGTGCAATGGGTTCAGCTATTGAGAAAGCAAGCAAG GGAATTTTAGCGGATGTTTTGAAATGTTTGGGTGACAATAAAAAGCATATGAGGGAATGCACATTGAATACTTTAGATTCTTGGCTCTCTGCTGTTCATCTTGATAAAATG GTTCCTTACATTGCAGCAGCTTGGACAGATGCAAAACTTGGTGCGGAAGGGCGCAAAGATCTTTTTGAGTGGTTGTCAAAACAACTATCTGGGTTAACTGAATTTCCTGATGCTGTATAG